Proteins encoded within one genomic window of Camelina sativa cultivar DH55 chromosome 19, Cs, whole genome shotgun sequence:
- the LOC104767888 gene encoding uncharacterized protein LOC104767888: MALVPVVNPPIGVEFDEEGEDRDEFHIDKLATDFTETEESIRHNVYPESDDESEGNGRGGAARGGTPIVRGDGIMYKGQRFYNGIAFKECVTDYALATGCNLKQYRYDRDRIGFRCVGAKGKCQWKVYAASLHNESMWRITKYTNTHVCVPNGECEMFKVPVIARLFLDKIREEPDYYMPLKMEQTIMEKWKISATRGQCQAARRKALAWIASEYDTQFERLRDYGAEILEANQGSVVEIDTVKNDAGHDVFKRFYVCFDVLRKTWKKTCRPLIGVDGCFLKEKIKGQLLVALGRDADNAIYPIAWSVVQVENTDNWSWFVNRLKIDLELGDGDGYIMVSDRQKGLIKAVELELPKIEHRKCVRHIYGNLKKTHPDKKQLKKLLWDLAWSYNTRDYEERLERIHAYDSKVYEDVMKTKPKTWCRAFHKIGSYCEDVENNSVESFNNTINKAREKPFVAMLETVRRLAMVRIAKRSAISYSHEGLCTPYVTRFLADEHKAASTCFVSPSTNGAYEVYLGYDKHRVCLNARTCTCMKFQICGIPCEHAYGLMIKKTLVAEDYVCEWFRTAKWRQNYTDGLVPQRGPRFWPSTGGENVYPPPKPDDEKIDKKRKKGVNESPTKKQPKQKKRIMHCGICGAADHNCRYHQKKKNKKNTTQVESSQGCLTQEK; encoded by the exons ATGGCGTTAGTCCCCGTTGTTAATCCACCTATTGGAGTGGAGTTCGACGAGGAAGGCGAGGATCGAGATGAATTTCACATCGATAAGCTTGCGACAGATTTTACAGAAACGGAGGAATCGATTCGTCATAACGTGTATCCAGAGAGTGACGACGAGTCTGAGGGTAATGGTCGTGGTGGTGCCGCGCGTGGGGGGACACCGATCGTTCGTGGCGATGGTATAATGTATAAAGGGCAGAGATTCTACAATGGAATCGCGTTTAAGGAGTGTGTGACTGACTATGCACTGGCAACAGGTTGTAATCTGAAGCAATACAGGTACGATAGAGATAGAATCGGGTTTAGGTGTGTTGGTGCTAAGGGAAAATGTCAATGGAAAGTTTATGCTGCGTCTCTTCATAATGAGTCGATGTGGAGGATTACGAAGTACACGAACACCCATGTTTGTGTGCCTAATGGAGAATGTGAGATGTTTAAGGTCCCAGTCATAGCTAGGTTATTTCTTGATAAGATTAGAGAAGAACCAGATTATTACATGCCTTTAAAGATGGAACAGACCATAATGGAGAAGTGGAAGATATCAGCTACGAGAGGTCAATGTCAAGCTGCTAGGAGAAAGGCATTGGCATGGATAGCGAGTGAATATGACACTCAATTTGAACGTCTTCGAGACTATGGAGCTGAGATATTGGAAGCAAATCAAGGGTCTGTGGTAGAGATTGATACGGTGAAGAATGACGCTGGTCATGATGTGTTTAAGCGATTCTATGTATGCTTTGATGTTCTTAGgaaaacatggaaaaaaaccTGCAGGCCACTAATTGGGGTTGATGGTTGCTTCTTGAAGGAAAAGATTAAGGGTCAGTTGTTGGTGGCTTTAGGAAGAGATGCAGACAATGCTATCTATCCAATAGCATGGAGTGTTGTTCAGGTTGAGAACACAGATAATTGGAGCTGGTTTGTGAATAGGCTGAAGATAGACTTGGAGTTAGGTGATGGAGATGGTTACATTATGGTTTCTGATCGccaaaag GGATTGATTAAGGCTGTTGAGTTAGAATTACCAAAGATTGAGCATCGTAAATGTGTTAGGCACATTTATGGTAACCTAAAGAAGACTCATCCAGACAAGAAGCAATTGAAGAAACTGCTTTGGGATCTAGCTTGGAGCTACAACACTAGAGATTACGAAGAGAGATTGGAGAGGATTCACGCATATGATAGCAAGGTCTATGAAGATGTCATGAAGACTAAACCAAAGACATGGTGTAGGGCATTCCACAAGATTGGCAGCTATTGTGAGGATGTTGAAAACAACTCAGTGGAGTCTTTCAACAATACAATCAACAAGGCGAGAGAGAAACCATTTGTGGCTATGTTGGAGACTGTTAGAAGGCTTGCCATGGTTCGAATTGCTAAACGGTCTGCTATTTCTTATTCACATGAAG GATTATGCACTCCTTATGTGACCCGTTTCCTTGCTGATGAGCATAAGGCAGCTTCTACATGCTTTGTATCTCCCAGCACAAATGGAGCGTATGAAGTTTACTTGGGATACGATAAACACCGAGTTTGTTTAAATGCCAGAACTTGTACCTGCATGAAGTTTCAGATTTGTGGAATCCCATGCGAACATGCTTACGGACTGATGATCAAGAAGACATTGGTAGCTGAAGACTATGTGTGTGAATGGTTCAGAACTGCTAAGTGGAGACAGAACTACACAGACGGGCTTGTTCCACAAAGAGGTCCACGCTTTTGGCCTTCCACTGGGGGTGAGAATGTGTATCCACCTCCAAAGCCGGACGATGAGAAGAtcgacaagaagaggaagaaaggtgTTAATGAGTCACCTACCAAGAAGCaaccaaagcaaaagaaaagaatcatgcaTTGTGGGATTTGTGGTGCAGCTGATCATAACTGTAGgtaccaccagaagaagaagaataagaagaatacaACACAAGTGGAATCTTCTCAAGGTTGTCTCACTCAAGAGAAATAA
- the LOC104766514 gene encoding fasciclin-like arabinogalactan protein 7, giving the protein MAKMQFSIFIAVVALMVCSASAKTLSPPAPMLPPTPAPAPAPENVNLTALLSVAGPFHTFLDYLLSTGVIETLQNQANNTEEGVTIFVPKDDAFKAQKNPPLSNLTKDQLKQLLLFHALPHYYSLSEFKNLSQSGPVNTFAGGQYSLKFTDVSGTVRIDSLWTRTKVSSSVFSTDPVAVYQVNRVLLPEAIFGTDVPPMPAPAPAPVVSAPSDSPSAADSEGANASSPTSSHKNSGQKMALAPIAMVVSGLVALLL; this is encoded by the exons ATGGCAAAGATGCAATTCTCAATCTTTATCGCTGTCGTCGCGCTTATGGTTTGCTCTGCATCTGCTAAAACCTTAAGCCCTCCAGCTCCAATGCTGCCACCAACACCAGCTCCAGCACCAGCCCCGGAAAATGTGAATCTCACAGCGCTCTTAAGCGTAGCTGGTCCTTTCCACACGTTCCTTGACTACCTTCTCTCAACTGGAGTTATTGAGACCCTCCAAAACCAAGCTAACAACACCGAG GAAGGTGTTACGATCTTTGTCCCCAAGGATGATGCTTTCAAGGCTCAGAAGAATCCTCCTTTGTCGAATCTCACAAAGGATCAGCTGAAAcagcttcttctcttccacgCTCTGCCTCATTACTACTCCCTTTCCGAATTCAAGAACTTGAGCCAGTCTGGTCCAGTGAATACCTTTGCTGGTGGCCAATACTCGTTGAAATTCACAGATGTTTCAGGCACGGTTCGAATTGATTCTCTATGGACCAGGACTAAAGTCAGCAGCAGTGTTTTCTCCACTGACCCTGTGGCTGTTTACCAAGTGAACCGTGTGCTTCTACCCGAAGCAATCTTTGGTACTGATGTCCCTCCAATGCCGGCTCCAGCTCCTGCTCCTGTCGTCAGTGCTCCTTCTGATTCGCCTTCCGCTGCTGACTCTGAAGGAGCCAATGCTTCTTCACCAACGTCCTCGCACAAGAACTCCGGACAGAAGATGGCTCTTGCTCCAATCGCCATGGTTGTTTCCGGTTTGGTGGCATTGTTACTGTGA
- the LOC104766513 gene encoding uncharacterized protein LOC104766513 isoform X1, translating to MYVFTGVVFLTLFLIHLYHFCLFFSPFYKQPQHRLTKRCVTSNLPIIRIFHETNFLSVRLSNFFLQRVSSPFLCLSFNPITCTTPLPCRNLGLCWLYTGGKVLCLAICLSVWRIDMKQMVCTSTHHVGHHTLKNASLLDSE from the exons AT GTATGTGTTTACTGGAGTTGTATTTTTGACACTCTTTCTTATCCATCTCTACCATTTTTGCTTGTTCTTCTCTCCCTTTTACAAACAACCCCAGCATAGGTTAACT AAGAGGTGCGTAACTTCCAATCTCCCTATTATTCGTATTTTCCACGAAACGAACTTCCTCTCTGTTcgtctttctaattttttcctTCAGCGAGTTTCTTCTCCATTCCTCTGTTTATCTTTCAACCCAATTACATGTACAACTCCTCTTCCTTGCAGGAATTTGGGATTATGCTGGCTATATACTGGTG GGAAGGTGCTCTGTTTGGCTATATGTCTAAGTGTTTGGCGGATTGATATGAAGCAGATg GTATGCACTTCAACTCACCATGTTGGACATCACACTCTGAAGAATGCATCATTGCTAGATAGTGAGTGA
- the LOC104766513 gene encoding uncharacterized protein LOC104766513 isoform X2, with protein MYVFTGVVFLTLFLIHLYHFCLFFSPFYKQPQHRLTKRNLGLCWLYTGGKVLCLAICLSVWRIDMKQMVCTSTHHVGHHTLKNASLLDSE; from the exons AT GTATGTGTTTACTGGAGTTGTATTTTTGACACTCTTTCTTATCCATCTCTACCATTTTTGCTTGTTCTTCTCTCCCTTTTACAAACAACCCCAGCATAGGTTAACT AAGAG GAATTTGGGATTATGCTGGCTATATACTGGTG GGAAGGTGCTCTGTTTGGCTATATGTCTAAGTGTTTGGCGGATTGATATGAAGCAGATg GTATGCACTTCAACTCACCATGTTGGACATCACACTCTGAAGAATGCATCATTGCTAGATAGTGAGTGA